In a single window of the bacterium genome:
- the nusB gene encoding transcription antitermination factor NusB encodes MSTRHQAREAALGVLFQVDLGKGRIDDALEPLRAEGWPQDDWTLIDGLVRGTRRHVEEIDALIRSVAEHWTLERMATVDRNVLRMAIFELQHTDTPVGVIINEAVELAKQYSTEESGRFVNGMLGRIVRLDPRLVRQAAP; translated from the coding sequence ATGAGTACGCGCCACCAGGCCCGTGAGGCCGCGCTCGGCGTGCTCTTTCAGGTCGACCTGGGCAAAGGCCGCATCGACGACGCCCTCGAACCCCTGCGCGCAGAGGGCTGGCCGCAGGACGATTGGACGCTCATCGACGGGCTCGTGCGCGGCACGCGGCGGCACGTCGAGGAGATCGACGCGTTGATCCGCAGCGTCGCGGAGCACTGGACCCTCGAGCGCATGGCGACGGTGGACCGGAACGTGCTCCGCATGGCGATCTTCGAGCTGCAGCACACCGACACCCCAGTCGGCGTCATCATCAACGAGGCGGTCGAGCTGGCGAAGCAGTACAGCACGGAAGAGTCGGGGCGGTTCGTCAACGGCATGCTCGGCCGAATCGTCCGGCTCGACCCGCGCCTGGTTCGGCAGGCCGCTCCGTAG
- the rbfA gene encoding 30S ribosome-binding factor RbfA: protein MTSPRIARLRELFKEETSAILQRNMRDPRIGFVSVTDVELSPDLRHARIFVSVYGDAEAKARTMEGLRSAEGFVRTELAHRIRLRYTPEVTFRIDESIEQGDRVNRLLRQVTKERDDRDPE from the coding sequence ATGACGAGTCCGCGCATCGCCCGTCTCCGCGAGCTCTTCAAAGAGGAAACCAGCGCGATTCTGCAGCGCAACATGCGGGACCCGCGCATCGGGTTCGTCTCCGTCACCGACGTCGAGCTCAGTCCCGACCTCCGCCACGCCCGGATCTTCGTGAGCGTGTACGGGGACGCCGAGGCGAAGGCGCGCACGATGGAGGGCCTGCGGAGCGCGGAGGGGTTCGTGCGCACCGAACTGGCGCACCGGATCCGGCTGCGCTACACGCCCGAGGTGACCTTCCGGATCGACGAATCGATCGAGCAGGGCGACCGCGTCAACCGCCTGCTGCGGCAGGTTACCAAGGAGCGCGACGACCGGGACCCCGAATGA
- a CDS encoding alpha/beta fold hydrolase, translated as MAMRRTALFLVGAVLAAVLAGAEGHEEAQFVVRISAPHMLSPGRLGADVIVEGLRPEPQPTIEWTVAVGGQVVRRPTHPLIAPRVPASIDLPAGRIRVGGDVSVAEFTPVPPLEENLPISVEIVVRQGDTTAVARQTVVMRLPTVIVPGYLNDIAEAADPEVMSGFERRGFSAAGPSPDLFWFTYRSRALSLRDAAAALAAYVRNVVLRAAYAARINVVGYSLGGLIARWNIAFEPGWSRLVDRLILVATPNEGSVASYVYAWYPAGILARTRAARELLPTFPFWRPDPQSSWTIPPDGRNPTLAELNAHPLPESVRAYALYGRREGGTMSGVTGRFPNIGFSFGPGDGVVLTASALGLPVNGGGGVPGLTDRFVAAIDLGPQRHLQLLVVAAPKIADMLIDRTTTYRFGPVPCACRSRVQEAPRVLPLLDSL; from the coding sequence ATGGCGATGCGAAGAACGGCGCTCTTCCTCGTCGGCGCCGTTCTCGCGGCCGTGCTGGCCGGCGCCGAAGGGCACGAGGAGGCGCAGTTCGTCGTCCGCATCTCGGCGCCCCACATGCTCAGCCCGGGCCGGCTGGGGGCCGACGTGATCGTGGAAGGCCTTCGACCTGAGCCTCAACCGACCATCGAATGGACGGTTGCCGTCGGCGGGCAGGTGGTCCGCCGGCCGACGCATCCCTTGATCGCGCCGCGAGTTCCCGCCTCGATTGATCTGCCGGCGGGCCGGATTCGCGTCGGCGGCGATGTGTCCGTCGCGGAGTTCACGCCCGTGCCGCCGCTCGAAGAGAATCTCCCGATCAGCGTCGAGATCGTCGTGCGCCAGGGAGACACGACGGCCGTCGCCCGGCAGACGGTCGTGATGCGCTTGCCTACCGTGATCGTTCCCGGATACTTGAATGACATCGCCGAGGCCGCCGATCCCGAGGTGATGTCGGGGTTCGAGCGGCGAGGGTTCTCCGCGGCCGGTCCTTCTCCGGACCTGTTTTGGTTCACGTATCGATCCCGAGCGCTCTCGCTGCGCGACGCGGCCGCGGCGCTGGCGGCGTACGTGCGGAACGTCGTGCTTCGCGCCGCATACGCGGCGCGGATCAACGTCGTCGGGTACAGCCTCGGCGGGCTGATCGCCCGATGGAACATCGCCTTCGAACCGGGCTGGAGCCGTCTGGTGGACCGATTGATTCTGGTGGCCACGCCCAACGAAGGATCGGTCGCCTCCTACGTGTACGCCTGGTACCCCGCGGGGATTCTCGCGCGGACACGCGCGGCGCGGGAATTGCTGCCGACGTTCCCGTTCTGGCGTCCGGATCCCCAGTCATCGTGGACGATCCCGCCCGACGGCCGGAACCCGACGCTCGCGGAACTCAACGCGCATCCGTTGCCCGAATCTGTCCGCGCGTACGCGCTGTACGGCCGCCGAGAGGGCGGCACGATGTCCGGGGTCACCGGCCGATTCCCGAACATCGGGTTCTCGTTCGGGCCGGGCGACGGCGTCGTGCTGACCGCAAGCGCGCTGGGGTTGCCTGTAAACGGCGGCGGCGGGGTGCCGGGACTTACGGATCGGTTTGTCGCCGCCATCGACCTGGGGCCGCAGAGACACCTCCAACTGCTCGTCGTCGCCGCTCCCAAGATCGCCGACATGCTGATCGATCGAACGACGACATATCGATTCGGCCCCGTCCCGTGCGCATGCCGGTCCCGGGTCCAGGAGGCGCCGCGTGTCCTTCCACTTCTTGACTCACTTTGA
- a CDS encoding bifunctional riboflavin kinase/FAD synthetase, translating to MRRIFGLADWPAEVRAPVLALGTFDGVHLGHRRVIGLAAERARARGGPAAALTFEPHPLEVLRPGREPVLLSTIDERLEQFETLGLDAALVLPFDDAFSRISAAAWLGDVLRGRLDAREIVAGSSYTFGFRREGTARQLEAWGREADVPVHLVPAVLIGGEPVSSSRIRAALREGLVEDAGRLLGRRYRLAGRVVPGEGRGRTIGVPTANLAVEPRKIVPAHGVYATVATVRGRPYGGATNIGTRPTFGGGGVSVETFLLDFDGDCAGEPMTLEFARRVRDERAFPDAAALTRQIAVDVDAVRQLLAEG from the coding sequence GTGCGCCGCATCTTCGGCCTCGCTGACTGGCCGGCCGAGGTCCGGGCGCCGGTCCTCGCGCTCGGCACGTTCGACGGGGTTCATCTCGGCCACCGGCGCGTCATCGGGCTCGCCGCCGAGCGCGCGCGGGCGCGCGGCGGGCCGGCCGCGGCGCTGACGTTCGAACCGCATCCGCTCGAGGTCCTGCGGCCGGGCCGCGAGCCGGTCCTCCTCAGCACAATCGACGAACGGCTCGAACAGTTCGAGACGCTCGGCCTGGACGCGGCCCTCGTGCTGCCGTTCGACGACGCGTTCTCGCGGATTTCCGCCGCGGCGTGGCTCGGCGACGTGCTGCGCGGGCGCCTCGACGCCCGCGAGATCGTCGCGGGGTCGTCGTATACCTTCGGGTTCCGCCGCGAGGGGACGGCGCGCCAGCTGGAGGCGTGGGGCCGGGAGGCGGACGTCCCGGTCCATCTCGTCCCCGCCGTGCTTATCGGCGGTGAGCCGGTCAGCAGCAGCCGCATACGCGCCGCGCTGCGGGAAGGCCTCGTCGAGGACGCCGGGCGCCTGCTCGGCCGGCGCTACCGTCTGGCCGGACGGGTGGTCCCCGGCGAAGGACGCGGCCGTACGATCGGCGTGCCGACGGCCAATCTCGCGGTCGAGCCGCGCAAGATCGTCCCGGCGCACGGCGTGTACGCGACCGTCGCCACCGTGCGCGGCCGCCCCTACGGCGGCGCGACCAACATCGGCACCCGCCCGACCTTCGGCGGGGGCGGGGTCAGCGTCGAGACCTTCCTGCTCGATTTCGACGGCGACTGCGCCGGCGAACCGATGACGCTCGAGTTCGCGCGGCGCGTCCGCGACGAGCGCGCGTTTCCCGACGCGGCCGCGCTCACCCGTCAGATCGCCGTCGACGTCGACGCCGTCCGGCAGTTGCTCGCCGAAGGGTGA
- the nusA gene encoding transcription termination factor NusA — protein MNNQELIRAVRQLEEEKGLSTDVLVEAIEAALLSAYKKNFGQAAQNIRVELDRETGEQHVYSVRTIVGEVTDPNTEVPIAEARQWDPDSQIGDIVEVEVTPKDFGRIAAQTAKQVIVQRIREAERDMVYREFRDREGDIVTGTVQRVERRNVYMDLGRIEAVLPPTEQVPREGYRQNDRVKAYVVEVKQGNRGPQIVVSRTHPGLLKRLFELEVPEIYEGIVEIKAIAREAGARSKVGVVSRDRNVDAVGACVGPKGTRVQSIVDELRGEKIDIVPWSPDQATFVASALSPAKVIRVEINEETKTALVIVPDNQLSLAIGKEGQNARLAAKLTGWRIDIKSESQIKELEARKIFADLPAEEPAPQPAAAASGHLESAPQPGAQAEDGPAADPVPADKPVQHVGERAGGD, from the coding sequence GTGAACAATCAGGAGCTGATTCGGGCGGTTCGGCAACTCGAGGAGGAAAAGGGCCTCAGCACGGACGTGCTGGTGGAGGCCATCGAGGCCGCGCTGCTCTCGGCATATAAGAAAAACTTCGGGCAGGCGGCGCAGAACATCCGCGTCGAGCTGGACCGTGAGACGGGCGAGCAGCACGTGTACAGCGTGCGGACGATCGTCGGCGAGGTGACCGATCCCAACACCGAGGTCCCGATCGCCGAGGCGCGTCAGTGGGACCCCGACAGCCAGATCGGCGACATCGTCGAGGTCGAGGTGACGCCCAAGGACTTCGGCCGCATCGCCGCGCAGACCGCGAAACAGGTGATCGTGCAGCGCATCCGGGAAGCGGAGCGCGACATGGTCTACCGCGAGTTCCGCGACCGCGAGGGCGACATCGTCACCGGGACGGTCCAGCGCGTGGAGCGGCGGAACGTGTACATGGATCTCGGCCGCATCGAGGCCGTGCTGCCGCCGACGGAACAGGTGCCGCGCGAGGGCTACCGGCAGAACGACCGGGTGAAGGCCTACGTGGTCGAGGTCAAGCAGGGCAACCGGGGCCCGCAGATCGTCGTCAGCCGGACGCACCCGGGTCTGCTCAAGCGGTTGTTCGAGCTGGAAGTGCCGGAGATCTACGAGGGCATCGTCGAGATCAAGGCGATCGCGCGCGAGGCCGGCGCCCGCAGCAAGGTCGGGGTCGTCTCGCGCGACCGCAATGTCGACGCGGTCGGCGCCTGCGTGGGCCCGAAGGGGACGCGCGTCCAGTCGATCGTCGACGAGCTGCGCGGCGAGAAGATCGACATCGTTCCGTGGTCGCCCGATCAGGCGACGTTTGTCGCGAGCGCGCTGAGCCCCGCGAAGGTCATCCGCGTCGAGATCAACGAGGAGACGAAGACGGCGCTGGTGATCGTGCCGGACAACCAGCTGTCGCTGGCGATCGGCAAGGAGGGCCAGAACGCCCGCCTCGCCGCGAAGCTGACCGGCTGGCGCATCGACATCAAGAGCGAGTCGCAGATCAAGGAGCTCGAAGCGCGCAAGATCTTCGCCGATCTGCCGGCGGAGGAGCCCGCCCCGCAGCCGGCGGCGGCCGCGTCCGGACATCTCGAGTCCGCGCCGCAGCCCGGAGCCCAGGCCGAGGACGGTCCGGCGGCCGACCCCGTGCCCGCCGACAAGCCGGTCCAACACGTCGGCGAGCGGGCCGGCGGAGACTAG
- a CDS encoding tRNA pseudouridine(55) synthase TruB, which yields MDGVLNVLKPPGMTSHDVVDAVRRLAGLRRVGHTGTLDPGAAGVLVLCLGRATRLSEFLMDVDKEYRVELRLGVRTSTGDAYGEILPPPAAGHREITARDGAPPAGGRGATGGPAPDRARRAAVEGVLRRFTGEILQVPPMVSAIHHEGARLYELARRGEVVDVQPRPIVVHEIEIVSHDRDWMRLLLHVTCGKGAYIRKLCADVGDALGVGGYAHFMVRTRTGTFEIEHARTLEELGALAAAGALEGALISMDDAVGHLPAVDLSDQSVSDVLHGHPVPAWKAGHALADELPVRLRSRRGTLVALARVEQGLLRPFKVLAGGGGAPAPQSRPAGPGRPRAPHLRPR from the coding sequence GTGGACGGCGTTCTCAACGTCCTGAAGCCGCCGGGGATGACGTCGCACGACGTCGTCGATGCCGTGCGACGCCTTGCGGGGCTCCGGCGCGTCGGCCACACCGGCACGCTCGACCCCGGCGCCGCCGGGGTGCTCGTGCTGTGCCTGGGACGGGCGACCCGGCTCAGCGAGTTCCTGATGGACGTCGATAAGGAGTATCGTGTCGAGCTGCGTCTCGGCGTGCGCACCAGCACCGGCGACGCCTACGGCGAGATACTGCCGCCGCCCGCGGCCGGCCACCGTGAGATTACAGCGCGAGACGGGGCGCCGCCGGCAGGAGGGCGCGGAGCGACCGGAGGTCCTGCGCCAGACAGGGCGCGGCGGGCCGCCGTGGAAGGCGTCCTCCGCCGGTTCACCGGGGAGATCCTGCAGGTGCCGCCGATGGTGTCGGCCATTCACCACGAAGGGGCCCGGCTCTACGAGCTTGCGCGGCGCGGCGAGGTGGTGGACGTCCAGCCGCGGCCGATTGTCGTCCACGAAATCGAGATCGTAAGCCACGACCGCGACTGGATGCGCCTCCTGCTGCACGTGACGTGCGGCAAGGGCGCGTACATCCGCAAGTTGTGCGCCGACGTCGGGGATGCGCTCGGTGTGGGCGGCTACGCGCACTTCATGGTGCGCACCCGCACGGGCACGTTCGAGATCGAGCACGCGCGCACCCTCGAGGAGTTGGGCGCGCTCGCCGCGGCGGGCGCGCTCGAGGGCGCCCTGATCTCGATGGACGACGCCGTGGGGCACCTTCCGGCCGTCGATCTCTCCGACCAGAGCGTGAGCGACGTGCTGCACGGGCATCCCGTGCCGGCCTGGAAGGCGGGACACGCGCTCGCCGATGAGCTGCCGGTGCGACTCCGCAGCCGGCGCGGCACGCTCGTCGCCCTCGCGCGGGTGGAGCAGGGATTGCTCCGTCCGTTCAAGGTATTGGCCGGCGGGGGCGGCGCTCCGGCACCGCAGTCGCGCCCGGCGGGACCCGGGAGGCCGCGTGCGCCGCATCTTCGGCCTCGCTGA
- a CDS encoding YlxR family protein produces the protein MPKVRKIPQRQCVACGRVRAKRDLVRVVRTPGGDVRVDATGKVSGRGAYVCPDGACIDRALRGGRLAGALAQPLAEDIAQRLREAIVRPAAPRMPVVRRVSLKEQQQ, from the coding sequence GTGCCGAAGGTCCGCAAGATCCCGCAGCGGCAGTGCGTCGCCTGCGGCCGGGTCCGGGCGAAGCGCGATCTTGTGCGGGTGGTCCGGACGCCCGGGGGCGATGTTCGCGTCGACGCCACGGGGAAGGTCTCGGGACGCGGCGCCTACGTTTGTCCGGACGGCGCGTGCATCGATCGCGCCCTGCGGGGCGGACGCCTCGCCGGCGCGCTCGCGCAGCCCCTGGCGGAGGACATCGCGCAGCGGCTGCGAGAAGCGATCGTGCGGCCCGCGGCGCCTCGCATGCCCGTCGTTCGCCGCGTCTCGCTCAAGGAGCAGCAGCAATGA
- a CDS encoding putative quinol monooxygenase, which produces MSFHFLTHFDPPPKAAAEFRTELRRVAGPTRAEAGCLRYQAFESVREPAAFAVHSEWVDEAAFEAHSRLPHTVRFVAAAERLLGRPVQGLRARPLGGELDPAAP; this is translated from the coding sequence GTGTCCTTCCACTTCTTGACTCACTTTGACCCGCCGCCGAAAGCGGCGGCGGAGTTTCGCACCGAACTGCGGCGTGTCGCCGGACCGACGCGGGCCGAGGCGGGATGCCTCCGGTACCAGGCGTTTGAATCCGTGCGGGAACCGGCCGCCTTCGCCGTGCACTCCGAGTGGGTGGACGAGGCCGCGTTCGAGGCGCACAGCCGGCTGCCGCACACCGTGCGCTTCGTCGCCGCGGCGGAGCGGCTGCTCGGCCGCCCCGTCCAGGGGCTGCGGGCGCGGCCGCTCGGCGGAGAACTCGACCCCGCCGCGCCGTGA
- a CDS encoding DUF503 domain-containing protein, with product MVVGVLHVECGLPGTQSIKDKRRIVKSILDRLHHRFNVAAAEVTYQDSWRRAGLAVACVSTDTRHADSVLARVAREIEHHGELVLLDYSTEMR from the coding sequence ATGGTGGTGGGGGTGCTGCACGTCGAGTGCGGCCTGCCGGGCACGCAGAGCATCAAGGACAAGCGCCGGATCGTCAAGTCGATCCTCGACCGGCTCCATCACCGCTTCAACGTCGCGGCGGCCGAAGTGACGTATCAGGACTCCTGGCGGCGCGCCGGGCTGGCGGTCGCCTGCGTCAGCACCGACACCCGCCACGCCGACTCGGTGCTGGCCCGCGTGGCGCGCGAGATCGAGCATCACGGCGAGCTGGTGCTGCTCGACTACAGCACCGAGATGCGATGA
- the infB gene encoding translation initiation factor IF-2, whose product MKVHELARELGLTSKELIDRLETLKVSVRNHMSVLDDDTVARVRRAVVSGSAAAGTPSSSPEPARGPARVVADDKVRQSDFLREKYGADVKGVRVFRAPRPEPAAPPAPEPAQPAAAGTAARPAAGKPAETAGRSPAARPAAASAGGTAVKRPAEGKTDAKRPATPARERPAAHAPAGAAPAAPAKEKTIRFGDVRKTPRYEPGTTAAPPRPALEPLPAAPEPARPVERARPVEAPPPPPQAPAEPAAPQPVRYLELGGPIQVGDLASRMGVGAGEVVKKLVENGVLAGVNHMIPLEVAAKVMAAFNYAPKARVVEQVQEVAPTLEVSETTPQEKGTTPRPPIVTVMGHVDHGKTSLLDAIRKTSVAAREFGGITQHIGAYTAEVNGKKIAFIDTPGHEAFTALRARGAQVTDIAVLVVAADDGVMPQTIEAINHAKAARVPIVVAINKIDIPQANPDRVKQQLSDLGLVPEDWGGDTIMVPVSARQGTGIDTLLEMILLVAELRDLRATPEKPARATVVEARLDKGRGPVATILVQDGTLRVGDAVVVGETYGRIRAMQSEAGVRTETAGPSTPVEIIGLSDVPQAGDLLESVSNERIAKAVAEERRERRRAAEQARSRQLSVEEISRETGTITERRELRVIVKGDVQGSVEALVPAIERVTTPEVLITILHAAVGNISESDVMLAAASQAVIVGFNVRPEPQTRKLAEQEHVDIRLYRVIYEVLDDIKKVTTGMLAPKMVEVVLGRVEVRRVYSISRVGTIAGSYVTSGRITRGAKVRVIRDGIVVHEGVVGSLRRFKEDVREVLEGFECGIQIERFNDVKEGDVFEVFAVEAAPA is encoded by the coding sequence GTGAAGGTACACGAGCTGGCCAGGGAACTCGGCCTGACCAGCAAGGAACTTATCGACCGGCTGGAGACCCTCAAGGTCTCGGTTCGCAACCACATGTCCGTTCTCGACGACGACACCGTGGCGCGGGTCCGCCGCGCCGTCGTGTCGGGGTCGGCCGCGGCCGGTACACCATCCTCCTCGCCTGAACCCGCGCGTGGGCCCGCCCGCGTCGTGGCCGACGATAAGGTGCGGCAGAGCGACTTTCTCCGCGAGAAGTACGGAGCCGACGTAAAGGGCGTCCGGGTGTTCCGCGCGCCCCGGCCTGAGCCGGCGGCGCCTCCCGCCCCGGAACCGGCGCAGCCGGCGGCGGCCGGCACCGCCGCACGGCCCGCGGCCGGCAAGCCGGCGGAGACCGCCGGGCGAAGCCCGGCGGCGCGTCCTGCCGCGGCGTCCGCCGGCGGCACGGCGGTGAAGCGTCCCGCGGAGGGCAAGACCGACGCGAAGCGGCCCGCGACGCCGGCACGGGAACGGCCGGCCGCCCACGCACCCGCGGGTGCCGCGCCCGCGGCCCCGGCCAAGGAAAAGACGATCCGGTTCGGCGACGTGCGCAAGACGCCGCGATACGAGCCCGGCACGACGGCCGCGCCGCCGAGGCCGGCGCTCGAACCGCTGCCGGCGGCCCCTGAACCCGCGCGTCCGGTCGAGCGGGCGAGGCCCGTCGAAGCGCCGCCGCCTCCGCCGCAGGCGCCCGCCGAACCGGCGGCTCCGCAGCCGGTCCGCTATCTCGAGCTCGGCGGCCCGATCCAGGTTGGCGACCTGGCGTCCCGGATGGGCGTCGGCGCGGGCGAAGTGGTGAAGAAGCTCGTCGAGAACGGCGTGCTGGCCGGCGTCAACCACATGATCCCGCTCGAAGTGGCGGCGAAGGTCATGGCGGCGTTCAACTACGCGCCGAAGGCCAGAGTCGTCGAGCAGGTCCAGGAAGTGGCGCCGACCCTCGAGGTGTCCGAGACGACGCCGCAAGAGAAGGGCACGACGCCTCGGCCGCCGATCGTCACGGTGATGGGGCACGTCGATCACGGCAAGACGAGCCTGCTCGACGCGATCCGCAAGACGTCCGTCGCCGCGCGCGAGTTCGGCGGGATCACGCAGCACATCGGCGCGTACACGGCCGAGGTGAACGGGAAGAAGATCGCGTTCATCGACACCCCGGGCCACGAGGCGTTTACCGCGCTGCGCGCCCGCGGCGCCCAGGTGACCGACATCGCCGTGCTGGTGGTCGCGGCCGACGACGGTGTGATGCCGCAGACGATCGAGGCCATCAACCACGCCAAGGCGGCGCGCGTGCCGATCGTGGTGGCGATCAACAAGATCGACATCCCGCAGGCCAATCCGGACCGCGTGAAGCAGCAGCTCTCGGATCTCGGGCTGGTGCCGGAGGACTGGGGCGGCGACACGATCATGGTGCCCGTCTCGGCGCGGCAGGGCACGGGGATCGACACGCTGCTCGAGATGATTCTGCTGGTCGCGGAGCTGCGCGATCTGCGCGCCACGCCCGAAAAGCCGGCGCGTGCCACGGTCGTGGAGGCGCGCCTCGACAAGGGGCGCGGCCCGGTGGCGACCATCTTGGTCCAGGACGGGACGCTGCGCGTGGGCGACGCGGTCGTGGTGGGCGAGACCTACGGGCGCATCCGCGCGATGCAGAGCGAGGCCGGGGTGCGCACCGAAACGGCCGGCCCGAGCACCCCGGTTGAGATCATCGGCCTGAGCGACGTGCCGCAGGCCGGCGACCTGCTCGAGTCCGTCTCCAACGAGCGCATCGCCAAGGCTGTGGCGGAAGAGCGGCGGGAGCGCCGCCGCGCCGCGGAGCAGGCCCGGTCGCGCCAGCTCAGCGTCGAGGAGATCTCGCGCGAGACCGGCACCATCACCGAGCGCCGCGAGCTGCGCGTGATCGTGAAGGGCGACGTGCAGGGCTCCGTCGAGGCGCTCGTCCCGGCGATCGAGCGGGTCACCACCCCCGAGGTGCTGATCACGATTCTGCACGCCGCGGTCGGCAACATCAGCGAATCGGACGTGATGCTCGCCGCGGCCAGCCAGGCCGTGATCGTCGGCTTCAACGTCCGGCCGGAGCCCCAGACGCGGAAACTCGCCGAGCAGGAGCATGTCGACATCCGCCTCTACCGCGTGATCTACGAGGTGTTGGACGACATCAAGAAGGTGACGACCGGCATGCTGGCGCCCAAGATGGTCGAGGTGGTGCTGGGCCGCGTGGAGGTCCGGCGCGTCTACTCGATCAGCCGCGTGGGCACGATCGCCGGCAGCTACGTGACCTCGGGCCGCATCACCCGCGGCGCGAAGGTGCGCGTGATCCGGGACGGCATCGTCGTGCACGAGGGCGTCGTCGGCTCGCTGCGGCGGTTCAAGGAAGACGTGCGGGAAGTGCTCGAAGGCTTCGAGTGCGGCATCCAGATCGAGCGGTTCAACGACGTGAAGGAAGGCGACGTCTTCGAGGTGTTCGCCGTGGAGGCGGCGCCGGCCTAA
- the rimP gene encoding ribosome maturation factor RimP: MSRRQEIAGQVEALAAPIGAHMGLEIVDVELAGDARRPVLRVLVERDSGGAGIEDCARLSEALSRELDLYDLPIGRYTLEVASPGLDRALRKPAEFVRFAGRTVAVTAHAPLDGQRRFRGRLLGLVDGRVSVQLEDGREVRFGMDEIAQARLVVDEEVLRQDLRRS; encoded by the coding sequence GTGAGCAGGCGGCAGGAAATTGCAGGCCAGGTCGAGGCGCTGGCGGCGCCGATCGGAGCCCACATGGGGCTCGAGATCGTCGACGTCGAGTTGGCCGGCGACGCTCGGCGTCCGGTGCTGCGCGTCCTGGTCGAGCGAGACAGCGGCGGGGCGGGGATCGAAGACTGCGCCCGGCTCAGCGAGGCGCTCAGCCGTGAGCTCGACTTGTACGATCTGCCGATCGGGCGTTACACGCTGGAAGTGGCGAGCCCGGGGCTCGATCGGGCGCTGCGGAAGCCGGCGGAGTTCGTCCGGTTTGCCGGACGAACCGTCGCGGTGACGGCGCATGCGCCCCTCGATGGGCAGCGGCGGTTCCGGGGCCGGCTGCTGGGCCTGGTGGACGGGCGGGTTTCGGTGCAGTTGGAAGACGGGCGTGAGGTGCGTTTCGGCATGGACGAGATCGCGCAGGCGCGCCTGGTGGTCGATGAAGAGGTGCTGCGGCAAGATCTGCGGCGCTCATAA
- a CDS encoding acylphosphatase, with the protein MRVRLLVSGRVQGVGFREFTRRTAHRLGVGGWVRNLSDGRVEVVADGERPALDALVNAVSSGPPGAFVRDVHQDWQPDPGQGKEFEIR; encoded by the coding sequence GTGCGGGTGCGTCTTTTGGTATCCGGCCGGGTCCAAGGCGTCGGCTTTCGTGAGTTCACCCGCCGGACGGCGCACCGGTTGGGCGTGGGGGGCTGGGTGCGCAATCTGTCCGACGGGCGCGTCGAGGTCGTGGCGGACGGCGAGCGTCCCGCGCTCGATGCGCTGGTGAACGCCGTGAGCAGCGGGCCGCCGGGGGCCTTCGTACGCGACGTCCACCAGGATTGGCAGCCGGACCCGGGCCAGGGAAAGGAGTTCGAGATCCGCTAA
- a CDS encoding DHHA1 domain-containing protein, whose product MTPAERIAETLLGRRVLLLNHVSPDGDCLGSTLALARALRARGQQAVVASSDGVPEMYRFLPGANQIVTALAADEPFGAAVFMECSTPDRAGALAARAVGVPLWINIDHHMSNGGYGDLILYDPAAAAVGELVTPIVQALGPIDADGATCLLTALLTDTGSFRYASVTPRTLRIAADLVQAGARPVDIYTQVYENRPAAALRLLGMALSRLEVSPDGRIAWTSVTQEMLRTSGTSMEESEGIVGMLRAIGGVQVALLFKEEPDGIRVSMRGRPGVRVNVVAEAFAGGGHAAAAGFTATGPLPEVVRRTLDAVQRELAAGAVS is encoded by the coding sequence ATGACGCCGGCCGAACGGATCGCGGAAACGCTTCTGGGCCGGCGGGTGCTGCTCCTCAACCACGTCTCGCCCGACGGCGACTGCCTCGGATCGACGCTCGCGCTCGCGCGCGCGCTCCGGGCGCGCGGCCAGCAGGCGGTGGTCGCGAGCAGCGACGGGGTGCCGGAGATGTACCGGTTTCTGCCCGGCGCGAACCAGATCGTGACGGCGCTCGCCGCGGATGAGCCGTTCGGGGCCGCGGTGTTCATGGAATGCAGCACGCCGGACCGGGCGGGGGCGCTGGCGGCGCGGGCGGTCGGCGTGCCGCTGTGGATCAACATCGATCACCACATGAGCAACGGCGGCTACGGCGATCTGATCCTCTACGATCCGGCCGCCGCGGCGGTCGGGGAACTCGTGACGCCGATCGTCCAGGCCCTCGGCCCGATCGACGCCGACGGCGCAACGTGCCTGCTCACCGCCCTCCTCACCGACACCGGCAGCTTCCGGTACGCGAGCGTGACCCCGCGCACGCTGCGCATCGCCGCGGATCTGGTCCAGGCCGGCGCACGTCCCGTGGACATCTACACGCAGGTGTACGAGAACCGTCCCGCCGCCGCGCTGCGGCTGCTGGGTATGGCGCTGAGCCGCCTCGAGGTATCGCCCGACGGCCGCATCGCCTGGACGTCGGTGACGCAGGAGATGCTGCGGACGTCCGGCACGTCGATGGAAGAGTCGGAGGGGATCGTCGGGATGCTGCGCGCCATCGGCGGCGTCCAGGTCGCACTGTTGTTTAAGGAAGAGCCGGACGGGATCCGGGTCAGCATGCGCGGCCGTCCCGGGGTGCGGGTGAACGTCGTCGCCGAAGCCTTCGCCGGCGGGGGCCATGCAGCCGCGGCCGGGTTCACCGCGACCGGGCCGCTGCCCGAGGTGGTGCGCCGCACGCTGGACGCGGTGCAGCGCGAGCTCGCGGCCGGCGCGGTCTCCTGA